The genomic window CCCGCGCCGTCACGTTGATCAAGCCCCACACCGGTGGGCACCGAGCCGAGGCCCTTCCACCTCAAGGCATCGCTCTCATAGTCGGTTTTATCGTCTATTACTACCTCACGCCTTATGTGCTGTCGCTTGTGGGATTGGCTGCGACGGGTCACGGCTCGGCTGCGGAGACGACGCATGAAGCTGCACATGCGGCGTCGCAATGGGGGGTGTGGGCGGTCCGACTTGGAATTTTCGCCGCAGGGACGCTGCTGGGCTGGACGTTCAGAGGGCTGATCAATGGCTCGATCGGCCGGTTTCTCACTGTGTTCAATCGGTTTTTTGACCGTCTCTCTAACGGCTATGGCGTGATCGTCCGTAGCCTCTTGCGGGTAAGTTTCATCGTGCTGGTTATTTACGGCGGATTGTTGGCTCTCACGGTCTGGGGTTTCAACGTCACCCCAAAAGGCTTTATCCCGGAGCAGGACAAGGGCTATCTGGTTGTCAATGCGCAATTGCCAGAAGGCGCCAGTCTGGAACGCACCGATAAAATGGTTGCACAGGTGAGCGAAGCTGCGCGCAAGATCAAGGGCGTGGCCTACACTATCGACGTCCCGGGCTACTCAATTTTGTTGAGCACGAACATCAGCAACGTAGGCGGAATGTTCGTGGTCCTTGACCCTTTCGAAGAGCGCGCGGGCAAGGCCGGACTCAGCGCCAACGAGATTGCTATGGAGTTGCGCCGGACACTCAGCGTGTTCCAGGAAGCTCGTATCGGTGTATTCAATGCCCCCCCGATCGACGGCATAGGAAGCACGGGCGGGTCCAAGCTCCATGTCCAGGACCGGCGCGCGTCCGGACTGAGGGCGTTAGAGGGCGGCGTGCAATCGATCGTGGAAGCGGGACAGCGCAATCCCTCTTTTACGGGACTGTTTACCTCGTTCGCGGTCGCTCAGCCGCAACTGTTCGTCGATATCGATCGCGAAAAAGCCAAAGCGCAACACGTATCACTGGACGAAATCAATACGACATTACAGGCGTATCTCGGCTCTTTTTATGTTAACGACTTCTCGTTCCAGGGGCGCAACTGGCAGGTCAACATCCAGGCCGATCCCAGTTTCCGAGATAAAACGCCCGATATCGGCCGGTTGGAAGTACGCAATGACGCCGGCGACCGTGTGCCGTTGGAGACATTTATAAAAATAAAAAACGCCAGCGGTCCGGCAATCGTCAATCATTACAACCTGTACCCTTCCGCCGAGGTAAATATTATTCCGACGGCTGGGGTGAGCTCCGGTCAAATAATCAGTCACAGCGAGCAACTGGTCTCGGAAGAGTTGCCTTCCACGTTAGGCTTTGAGTGGACCGAACTCACTTTGCAGCAGATTCTCGCCGGAAAAGATTTCCTCACCAAGATCATATTCCCCTTGTCGGTGCTGTTCGTGTTTATGGTCTTGGCGGCGCAATATGAAAGCTGGTCGCTGCCTTTTGCCATTCTGCTTATCGTGCCGATGTGCCTGTTGGCGGCACTGATCGGCGTGAACCTGGTGCAACTCGATAACGGTATCTTCACGCAGATCGGTTTAATTACACTCATCGGCCTGGCTGCGAAAAACGCGATCCTGGTCGTTGAGTTTTCTAAACAATTGGAAGGTGAGGGCAAAAGCCGGACCGACGCTGTCGTGGAAGCCTCGCGCGTGCGCCTGCGTCCGATTCTCATGACCGCCTTCGCTTTCATTCTCGGTGTAGTGCCGCTGGTGCTCGCGAAAGGAGCCGGCTCCGAGATGCGCTTTGCCTTGGGCGTGGCGGTCTTCAGCGGTATGCTCGGCGTCACATTCTTTGGCCTGGTTTTTACGCCGATATTCTACGATGTGATCCGGCGATTCACGAAAAAGACAGTCCCGGCTCCGGCGCACACCGGAGAGATTCACCCAGGTCCCCCTGAAGCTCACGGCTCGTCAGGAAGGCCGCACTAAGATGGCCTTGAGGATTGCGCTTATCCTCGTTCTCTTGCTGGGCGGCTGTACGCTCGGTCCGGATTATATGCGTCCGCCAATCTTAACCCCGGACAGTCACCGTGGGGTCGTCGGAACGCCTGCTACAGAGTCGCTCGCAGATCTCCCCTGGTGGGAACTATTCAGAGATCCCGTAGTCCAGGAGTTGATTCGAGAGGCGCTGCGCAACAACTACGATCTGCGTACAACTGCATCTCGCGTGGAGGAAGCGCGGGCTCAAGTCGGCGTCGTGCGGTCTTTTCTTTACCCTCAAGTCAACTTTAACGGCACCTGGAACGCGCAGCAGGTCTCGCGGGCAAGTGATCCGACGCAGTCGGATGGAGGCGACCGACATTTCCAAAATTGGCTCGCCGGCTTCGGCATGGTGTGGGAGGTCGATGTATTCGGCAGGATCCGGCGTCAAACAGAAGCGGCCGGCGCGGCGCACTACGCTACCGAATGGGATCGCCGCGGCGTGTATCTCGCGCTGGTCGCCGATATCGCGCAGTTCTATTTTGATTTGAGAGAGCTGGATCTCGAGCTCGAGATCACCAGGCGCACACTCAAACTGAACGATGACACGGTAACCTTTTACCGGAGCCGGTTTGATACCGGCATATCTAATCGGCTGGAAGTAGAGCAGGCGGTCGCCAACCGCGCGCGTACGGCGGCGGCTATTCCGGACCTCGAACGCCGGATTGCGCGTCAGGAACATCTCATCAATTATCTGCTCAGCCACAACCCTGGACCAATTCTACGCGGCGTGGCTCTGACGGATCAATACTACCCGCCGACGATTCCGGCCGGCTTGCCGTCGGCACTGCTGGAGCGCCGCCCCGACGTGCAAAGCGCCGAGCAGTTGCTGGTGGCCGCCAACGCCGATATCGGCGCGGCGAAGGCGCTCTTCTTTCCCACCTTCTCGCTGAGCTCGACGCTTGGCGCTGTTAGTCACGATTTCTCGAACATTGTTGACAAGCGCGCAGCGATCTGGTCGGTAACCGGCGGTTTCCTGCAACCGCTTTTTCAGGGCTGGCGTCTGTTCTGGAATTATGAAGGAACCAAGGCGCGCTTCGATCAGGCGCTTGCTCAATACGAGAAGGCTGCTCAAAACAGCTTCCGCGAAGTCGCTGATGCGCTGGTAACCATTGATAAACTCAAGGTTGAACGCGAGGAGAAAGAAGCGCAGGTTGCGGCGTTGCAAAATGCCAGCAATCTTTCGCGGCAACGTTACGATGCCGGCTATTCAAACTATCTGGAGATCTTAATCGCCGATCAGCAACTGTTTGACTCGGAGCTATTGCTGGCCAGGCTGCGCGGCGCACAGCTCAATGCCATGGTGCAGCTCTACCGCGCTCTCGGCGGCGGATGGCAACCGTAGCTGTGACGATCAACTGGCTTTTCATCTTTATCCCGGTTGCCATCATGCTTGAGTACGGTTGGCCAGGAGCGCATACGTGGATCTTCTTTGCGGCGTGCCTGGCCATTATCCCCATTGCGCGGCTTATTGTAGAGGGTACGGAACACATCGCCTCACGAACGGGTGACGCCGTCGGCGGATTGCTCAACGCGACCTTCGGCAACGCCCCCGAATTGATCATCGCGGTGGTCGCGCTGAGAGCCGGACTATTCGATATGGTGCGGGCTTCGCTCATTGGAGCAATTCTGGCGAATCTTCTGCTGGCTCTGGGAGTCGCCTTTCTGCTGGGAGGGCTACGTTATCACACTCAGGAATACAACCCAGGGGCCACGCGGGTCTACAGCTCGATGATGCTCATCGCCGTTATCAGCCTGGTCGTACCCAGCACGTTCAGCAGATTCTTTTCGTCAGAAGCCACGATGCGCCAGGAGCAACTCCTCAATTTAGGCGTGGCGGTTGTCCTTTTGATTGCCTATGGCCTCTATCTTCTCTTCATGCTGAAGACTCATCCCGAATTTTTCTCCGCTGCAGGCGATCAAGAAGAACGTCATGGCGAGCGCACGCAATGGGGCCTTCCAAGGGCTGGCGGCAGCCTGCTCATTGCATCCGTTTTGGCGGCGTGGATGAGCGAGATCCTGGTCGGTGCAGCCGAGGGAACCGGCAAGTCGCTGGGCATGTCGCAGACCTTCATTGGCATGGTCTTGCTGGCGATTGTCGGTGGAGCTGCGGAAAGCGGATCGGCAATCGCTATGGCGCGGAAGAACAAGATCGATCTTACAATGGGCATCGCGCTCGGCAGTTGTATCCAGATCGCGCTGTTTGTCGCCCCTGCGCTGGTGCTTGTGAGTTACGCGGTTGCCCCGCAGCCGCTGAAGCTTTCGTTCGGGAGGGCGGAGATTGGGTCGATGTTCCTCGCCGTGTTGATCGGCGCGATGGTGTCGGGAGACGGGCGATCGAATTGGTATAAGGGCGTACAACTCATTACGGTGTACGTCATCATGGCATTCCTGTTTTACTTCCTGCCGGAGACGGCGTCGCGATGAGCGAAGTCATTAAGGATCGAGCCGGGAGCCTGCATGCGCTCCAAAGTGCATACTTCTCGCGACGCTACGCGATCCTATTCTACATGCTCTTGCTCACTATGGTGGCCGCGCCGATTGTCACTGCCCTCGAGTTGACGGGCGCCCTGATGGAGTCATTTCTAGCCGCCAGCCTGCTTGCCGCAGTGGCTCCGGTCGGCACGGGTAAAGACCGCCGCATTCTACTGACCATTGTGGCGGTGGTGTGGCTGGCGCGCCCGATAACTGCGTGGTTTGATCATCCGGCGCTCTCGGTGATGACACTCGTGATGTGGACGCTGATTGGGCTGTTCGCAGCGGCTGGTGCTTTGCGGTTTGCCATGCGCGCCGCGTCGGTCGATGCCGAGCACGTGTATGCGGCCCTCAGCGCCTACTTACTCGCCGGTATCTTCTTCGGTCTCTTGTACTGGGTCATAGAGCAGATCTGGCCCGCTACCTTTACTGTCACCGACCACTTCTCCCGTGCGAGTGCGATGTATTTCAGTTTCGTCACGTTGGCAACGCTCGGCTATGGCGATATCGTGCCGCGCACCGATGTCGCCCGCGGCTTGGCTATCGTTGAAGGGGTCGGAGGCCAACTCTTCCTGGCAGTGATGGTTGCGCGCCTGGTGAGTTTGTATGTGAGGGGAAAAACGGGAGATTGAGGTCCTGGGACATCGCCACGTTGGGCTAGAAGTAACGGTGATTTCGCTCCAGGGCTAACCCTCGAACATGTTTGGCGAGAAATGTGCAAGCGTTTCGGTAGAAGATGAGGCCGAAAGCCGGTCGGTCTGTAACCAATTGCGCCAACTTATCGAAAGGTATCCGCACAAGCTGCGTGCGCTCTCGGACGGTGGCCGAAGCCACTCGTTTGTCGGGCCGAAAAAAAGCCAGTTCGCCAAACGTTTGCCCGCTGCCCATCGTGGCAAAGGGCGCCTGTTTTCCTTGCGGGACAATGTCGACCGTTCCCATCGCAATAATGAAGATGGCATCGGAGTCTTGCCCGGCGTCGTAAATAAGGCTGCCCGCCATAAGGTCTCTCTCCTCAGCGATTGTCGCCAGGGCGGTGAGATCATTGGCAGCTATCTCGCGAAACAGGTAGGTGTTCTTGATCAGTTCCGTTTTATCCATTGGTTTTTGTCCCCTCTATCCGAAGCGTCTTTAGGTGTTTTGCGCCGCCAACCACGTCTTGTGATGTCCGCGAATCAGGGCAATGGCCGCATCTGTATCAGTTACGCAATGTGGGATTGTCATATCCGCAACGTTTGCTAAAGGCGGATCGACAGACAGCATAGAATTACGCGCCCACTCGACCAGGCCGGGCCACATTTTCCCAACCAGAATCAACGGTGTGTCCTGAAGATGGCGCACCTGCAGCAGTTGCCAGATCATCATCGTTTCCAGAACCGTGCCGATGCCTCCCGGCGCGACGATGAAGGCGTTGGAGGCAAGCACGAACTGGTGCAGGCGTGTAAAAAAGGTTCGATGCTCGAACGCCTGGGTCACAAACGCATTGACTTCCTGTTCAAAGGGTAAATCAACTCTGATCCCGACCGACTGGGCATGTTCCGGGAAGGCGGCGGCTCCTTCGTTAGCGGCCTGCATCAGCCCCGGACCGCCGCCGGTGATAATATCGCAACCCATCTCGGCCAGCGCAGCGGCGAGCCGCTTGGTCTCTTCATATGCAAACGTCCCCGCCTCCACCCGCGCCGAGCCAAAAATTGTGACGCGGTAGCGTTGATACCGGGATGGCCTCAGCCGTGTCAGATTGTTGACGACGTCCCACAGATCGAGAATCGAGTTGACGAGCACTTGCTTCACGCGTTCCTCGTCTGCCAAACTGATCACATCGGATGTCGTATCAGGGGATTCGTACGTGCTCATGGCGACCGACTCCTTTTTTCGTGTTTTGGCACATACGGCCTCCGGTTTTCTCCGTCGAGCTACGGCACCAGCGCCGCCGTAATGGCTTGTTGCAGCGTAGCCAGGCCGGCGCCGACATCCGCACCAAGATGCGCGCGTAGCACGCGGCGGTCGCGCTCCACCAGGACTTGGAAATCACCACGAGCTTGGGCCGCCTTGACCACGCCGAACGTGTATATGTGTCCCGGTACGGGCACATCGACGGCATCATCGCACGTGATCTGCAGAAATACGCCCGTGTTTGGCCCACCCTTGTACAATTGTCCTGTTGAGTGCAAGAAGCGCGGTCCAAACTCCAGACAGGTGGCGATGCGTTTGGCATCACGAACGCCGTGGCGTATCGTCTGCAACGTCCGCTCATGCGCCTCGTTCATCTGTATATACACGAGAAGCGCAAAATAATCAACCGCGCCGAGCCGGTTCAGATGCGCCTTGATATAACCCGCCAGCGTGTGCTGACCGTGTACCATCTTCCTCAATGCAGCCGCATTCTTCTCATCCGTGAACAGCGTGATCCCGTCCCCCGAGAACATCGGCGTCTCTGCCGGTAACGCTCCGGTTTTTTCGTACTCGGCGGTCAACTTCCGCGTTGCCGTCTTGCTCGCCTCCACATCCGGCTGATCAAATGGGTGAATGCCGAGGATGGAACCGGCCACCGCGGTCGCGACCTCCCAACGGAAAAATTCCTCTCCCAGGTCATAGGGATCGTCCACCCCGATGCGCACGACAGGGTAGCCGGCTTGTTCCAGGGCATCGACGACTCTGTCCTGTGCCGCATCCGGCGCCGACAGTAACCTCAGATAGACGAATAGGCGGTCGCGGCCGTATATATCAGGCGTGCCGAGCGCTTCGCGATCAATCGGGATCAATCCTTTGCCGTCTTTCCCTGTTGACTCCGCAACCAACTGCTCCAACCAGGCGCCAAGACTGGAAATGCCCGGCGAAGCGATGATTGTCACCTTATCGTGGCCGAATGTATTCGCGGCCGTACCGAGGACGACGCCGAGCACGACACCCGGATTTTCTTCAACCGGCACCGACGGCATGCAGGCGCAGACCATCTCCTCTGTCCGATCCAAGAACTTCGCGACATCCACTCCCATGATGGCCGCCGGAACCAGCCCGAAATCGGAGAGCGCCGAATAGCGCCCGCCGATATTCGCCCATCCGAAGAAGACCCGTCGAAAACCGTCGCGTTCAGCCACCTGCTGCATCATTGAGCCGGGGTCGGTGATCGCAATGAAATGGCTGCCGGCTTCTTTCTGGCCGATGAGCCGGCTGACGCGGTCGAAGAAATACTGCTTGAAAATGTTGGGCTCGAGGGTCGAGCCCGATTTGCTGGAGACGATGAAAAGAGTGTTTTTAAGATCGACTGTGTTCTCAAGAGCCTTTACCTGGGCCGGGTCGGTCGAATCGAGAACGTGAAGTTCCGGATACCCGCTAATTTTACCGAAGGTCATCTTCATCACTTCAGGACAAAGACTCGATCCCCCCATGCCCAACAGCAGGACATGAGAGAAGCCGGCGCTCTTGGCCGCTTCTGTAATGCGGGTCAAGCGCTGGATATGGGCTAATTGGCCGTTTGTAATGCCGAGCCAGCCGAGCCACTCCGCTTCATCCTTGCCGGTCCATAGCGACGCATCTCGACCCCAGAGCCGTCTGACCTTACCCTGTGCGCGCCACTCCGCCAACGAACTTTTCACCGCTGCGGCCAGCGGCTCGGGCAGTGCGTAGGTCAGACGATTGATTTTCCCCGCGCCTGCTTCCATGCGTTGTTTCTCCACCGCCTTCAGCAGCTTCTCGAAGGCATCCGAGAAGAGCTGCACCCCTTCAGCGAGCAACGTGTCGGTCACGTCTTTCATGGAGATTCCGACTTCCGCCAGCATATCCAACGTGTCGTGGGCGGAATCGACATCTTCCGTGAGGCTTGCGCGCAGCCTCCCGTGGTCGCGAAACGCTTCAAAAGTCGCGGGAGGAATCGTGTTAACGGTATCGGGCCCGATCAGTTCTTCCACGTAGACGACATCGCGGTAATTGGGATTTTTCGCGCTTGTGCTGGCCCATAACAAGCGCTGCGTATGCGCTCCCTGTCCGGCCAACACCTGCCAGCGCGGACTACCGAAAAGTTCCCGGTACCGTTCATAGGTAAGCTTGGCATTCGCAATCGCCACCTTACCGGTCAGGCCGCGTAGTACGCTCTGCTCCGCGGCATTCGTCGTTGCTTGTACCCGTACCGTAATGAGCGCATCGATTGCGGTGTCAATCCGGCTGATAAAGAAACTGGCCACACTGGCCACCCGCTTCGGGTCGCCGCCGCGGGCAACAAATGTCTCTAGCCCCGTAATGTACGCTTCCGCCACCTGCTCATGCACGTCCTGCGCAAACAGCAGCGTCACATTGACATTAATGCCCTCGCTGATGAGTTGCCGAATGGCGGGAATGCCCTCTGGGGTAGCCGGAACTTTGA from Candidatus Methylomirabilis tolerans includes these protein-coding regions:
- a CDS encoding efflux RND transporter permease subunit, whose product is MFVRFFVDRPIFATVLSLVIILVGLVALTQLPIAQYPDVVPPTIQVTATYPGANAITVAETVAQPIEQEVNGVERMLYMFSRSTNDGQLTLDVTFELGTDLDTAQVLVQNRVAIAEAKLPEEVKRLGVSTKKKSPSILLAVNLISPDGRYDQLYLSNFATLNIKDDLARVKGVGDVTFLGARDYSMRIWLDPTKLASRQMTASDVIRAIQEQNVQVAAGRIGQPPVPQGAVVPFQLPINTQGRFTAEEQFDRIIIKTGQQGQVVYLQDVVSDSQYDKDGKMILRGIELGAKNYDVNSYLGAKDQRWPAATLAIFQLPGSNALNTAEHIKAKMEELKSRFPEGLEYRIIYDTTVFIDESVHEVYKTLFEAFILVFIVVLIFLGNWRATLMPMIDVPVSLIGTLAVMAMMGFSLNNLTLFGLVLAIGIVVDDAIVVVENIERWMATGLPAREATIKAMDEITGPVIAITLVLSSVFVPTAFLAGISGQFYRQFALTIAVSVIISAINAMTMAPARAVTLIKPHTGGHRAEALPPQGIALIVGFIVYYYLTPYVLSLVGLAATGHGSAAETTHEAAHAASQWGVWAVRLGIFAAGTLLGWTFRGLINGSIGRFLTVFNRFFDRLSNGYGVIVRSLLRVSFIVLVIYGGLLALTVWGFNVTPKGFIPEQDKGYLVVNAQLPEGASLERTDKMVAQVSEAARKIKGVAYTIDVPGYSILLSTNISNVGGMFVVLDPFEERAGKAGLSANEIAMELRRTLSVFQEARIGVFNAPPIDGIGSTGGSKLHVQDRRASGLRALEGGVQSIVEAGQRNPSFTGLFTSFAVAQPQLFVDIDREKAKAQHVSLDEINTTLQAYLGSFYVNDFSFQGRNWQVNIQADPSFRDKTPDIGRLEVRNDAGDRVPLETFIKIKNASGPAIVNHYNLYPSAEVNIIPTAGVSSGQIISHSEQLVSEELPSTLGFEWTELTLQQILAGKDFLTKIIFPLSVLFVFMVLAAQYESWSLPFAILLIVPMCLLAALIGVNLVQLDNGIFTQIGLITLIGLAAKNAILVVEFSKQLEGEGKSRTDAVVEASRVRLRPILMTAFAFILGVVPLVLAKGAGSEMRFALGVAVFSGMLGVTFFGLVFTPIFYDVIRRFTKKTVPAPAHTGEIHPGPPEAHGSSGRPH
- a CDS encoding efflux transporter outer membrane subunit, whose protein sequence is MALRIALILVLLLGGCTLGPDYMRPPILTPDSHRGVVGTPATESLADLPWWELFRDPVVQELIREALRNNYDLRTTASRVEEARAQVGVVRSFLYPQVNFNGTWNAQQVSRASDPTQSDGGDRHFQNWLAGFGMVWEVDVFGRIRRQTEAAGAAHYATEWDRRGVYLALVADIAQFYFDLRELDLELEITRRTLKLNDDTVTFYRSRFDTGISNRLEVEQAVANRARTAAAIPDLERRIARQEHLINYLLSHNPGPILRGVALTDQYYPPTIPAGLPSALLERRPDVQSAEQLLVAANADIGAAKALFFPTFSLSSTLGAVSHDFSNIVDKRAAIWSVTGGFLQPLFQGWRLFWNYEGTKARFDQALAQYEKAAQNSFREVADALVTIDKLKVEREEKEAQVAALQNASNLSRQRYDAGYSNYLEILIADQQLFDSELLLARLRGAQLNAMVQLYRALGGGWQP
- the cax gene encoding calcium/proton exchanger, producing the protein MATVAVTINWLFIFIPVAIMLEYGWPGAHTWIFFAACLAIIPIARLIVEGTEHIASRTGDAVGGLLNATFGNAPELIIAVVALRAGLFDMVRASLIGAILANLLLALGVAFLLGGLRYHTQEYNPGATRVYSSMMLIAVISLVVPSTFSRFFSSEATMRQEQLLNLGVAVVLLIAYGLYLLFMLKTHPEFFSAAGDQEERHGERTQWGLPRAGGSLLIASVLAAWMSEILVGAAEGTGKSLGMSQTFIGMVLLAIVGGAAESGSAIAMARKNKIDLTMGIALGSCIQIALFVAPALVLVSYAVAPQPLKLSFGRAEIGSMFLAVLIGAMVSGDGRSNWYKGVQLITVYVIMAFLFYFLPETASR
- a CDS encoding potassium channel family protein, giving the protein MSEVIKDRAGSLHALQSAYFSRRYAILFYMLLLTMVAAPIVTALELTGALMESFLAASLLAAVAPVGTGKDRRILLTIVAVVWLARPITAWFDHPALSVMTLVMWTLIGLFAAAGALRFAMRAASVDAEHVYAALSAYLLAGIFFGLLYWVIEQIWPATFTVTDHFSRASAMYFSFVTLATLGYGDIVPRTDVARGLAIVEGVGGQLFLAVMVARLVSLYVRGKTGD
- a CDS encoding cyclic nucleotide-binding domain-containing protein, giving the protein MDKTELIKNTYLFREIAANDLTALATIAEERDLMAGSLIYDAGQDSDAIFIIAMGTVDIVPQGKQAPFATMGSGQTFGELAFFRPDKRVASATVRERTQLVRIPFDKLAQLVTDRPAFGLIFYRNACTFLAKHVRGLALERNHRYF
- a CDS encoding LOG family protein; translation: MSTYESPDTTSDVISLADEERVKQVLVNSILDLWDVVNNLTRLRPSRYQRYRVTIFGSARVEAGTFAYEETKRLAAALAEMGCDIITGGGPGLMQAANEGAAAFPEHAQSVGIRVDLPFEQEVNAFVTQAFEHRTFFTRLHQFVLASNAFIVAPGGIGTVLETMMIWQLLQVRHLQDTPLILVGKMWPGLVEWARNSMLSVDPPLANVADMTIPHCVTDTDAAIALIRGHHKTWLAAQNT
- a CDS encoding bifunctional transaldolase/phosoglucose isomerase gives rise to the protein MTALENRLRALQVFGQSVWLDYIRRNLITSGELRRLIDEDGLRGVTSNPAIFEKAVAGSSDYKEMLEAPEARALDAKTLYETLAVRDVQDAADVLYHVYEETGKRDGYVSLEVSPFLAHDTAGTLDEARRLWQAVGRPNLMIKVPATPEGIPAIRQLISEGINVNVTLLFAQDVHEQVAEAYITGLETFVARGGDPKRVASVASFFISRIDTAIDALITVRVQATTNAAEQSVLRGLTGKVAIANAKLTYERYRELFGSPRWQVLAGQGAHTQRLLWASTSAKNPNYRDVVYVEELIGPDTVNTIPPATFEAFRDHGRLRASLTEDVDSAHDTLDMLAEVGISMKDVTDTLLAEGVQLFSDAFEKLLKAVEKQRMEAGAGKINRLTYALPEPLAAAVKSSLAEWRAQGKVRRLWGRDASLWTGKDEAEWLGWLGITNGQLAHIQRLTRITEAAKSAGFSHVLLLGMGGSSLCPEVMKMTFGKISGYPELHVLDSTDPAQVKALENTVDLKNTLFIVSSKSGSTLEPNIFKQYFFDRVSRLIGQKEAGSHFIAITDPGSMMQQVAERDGFRRVFFGWANIGGRYSALSDFGLVPAAIMGVDVAKFLDRTEEMVCACMPSVPVEENPGVVLGVVLGTAANTFGHDKVTIIASPGISSLGAWLEQLVAESTGKDGKGLIPIDREALGTPDIYGRDRLFVYLRLLSAPDAAQDRVVDALEQAGYPVVRIGVDDPYDLGEEFFRWEVATAVAGSILGIHPFDQPDVEASKTATRKLTAEYEKTGALPAETPMFSGDGITLFTDEKNAAALRKMVHGQHTLAGYIKAHLNRLGAVDYFALLVYIQMNEAHERTLQTIRHGVRDAKRIATCLEFGPRFLHSTGQLYKGGPNTGVFLQITCDDAVDVPVPGHIYTFGVVKAAQARGDFQVLVERDRRVLRAHLGADVGAGLATLQQAITAALVP